A single region of the Agromyces sp. Leaf222 genome encodes:
- a CDS encoding serine hydrolase produces MRNSRWAGAAIAAATILLLGGCAATPVSDAATSPPATSAPVLDTALRAELEAALDEGFAASGMPGVIIGVWIPGEDEWVSERGVADVDTGEPIGRVNQQKIGSITKTIVSTVMLQVIGEGEFDVSLDDTLDRWYPDFPEASNITVRMLLNHSSGTGEAGRAQVDRICAAPHAVPAPDELIAVGAATPRADFAPGEGFEYANTNYFLLGGILEQVTGDDLATLIHDRITEPFGMDRSRFAPDGEVTAPLTHGYSGFCPELGAVVDTVDWSNGESWAGGAMVSTLDDLHAWGEALGEGAGVTPELQIARYADVAAISTGAAYGLGTGIEFDVETGCITSVSHAGAEPGYGTNLAYYPMTGAVVAMLGNGDGGTGDASTQVLQALAPLLGPVLKGSPTEPCDAPWG; encoded by the coding sequence ATGCGGAACTCCAGATGGGCGGGCGCAGCAATTGCGGCCGCCACGATCCTCCTCCTCGGAGGGTGCGCCGCGACGCCGGTTTCGGATGCCGCCACGAGCCCGCCCGCGACATCCGCCCCGGTGCTCGACACGGCGCTGCGCGCAGAACTCGAGGCGGCGCTCGACGAGGGGTTCGCGGCATCCGGCATGCCTGGCGTGATCATCGGGGTGTGGATCCCCGGCGAAGACGAATGGGTCTCCGAGCGGGGCGTGGCCGACGTCGACACCGGCGAGCCGATCGGCCGCGTCAACCAGCAGAAGATCGGCAGCATCACCAAGACGATCGTCTCGACGGTCATGCTGCAGGTGATCGGCGAGGGTGAATTCGACGTCAGCCTCGACGACACCCTCGACCGGTGGTACCCCGACTTCCCCGAGGCGTCGAACATCACGGTACGGATGCTTCTGAACCACTCGAGCGGCACCGGCGAGGCCGGGCGGGCGCAGGTGGATCGCATCTGTGCCGCCCCGCACGCCGTCCCGGCGCCCGACGAACTCATCGCGGTCGGCGCGGCGACCCCCCGCGCCGACTTCGCCCCGGGCGAGGGATTCGAGTACGCCAACACGAACTACTTCCTGCTCGGCGGTATCCTCGAGCAGGTCACCGGCGACGACCTCGCGACCCTCATCCACGACCGCATCACCGAGCCGTTCGGCATGGACCGCAGCCGGTTCGCGCCCGACGGAGAGGTCACCGCCCCGCTGACCCACGGCTACTCCGGGTTCTGCCCCGAGCTCGGCGCGGTGGTCGACACCGTCGACTGGTCGAACGGCGAGAGCTGGGCAGGTGGGGCGATGGTGTCGACCCTCGACGACCTGCACGCATGGGGCGAGGCCCTCGGCGAGGGCGCGGGCGTGACGCCCGAGCTGCAGATCGCGCGGTACGCGGATGTCGCGGCCATCTCGACCGGCGCCGCGTACGGCCTCGGCACGGGCATCGAGTTCGATGTCGAGACCGGCTGCATCACGAGCGTCTCGCACGCCGGCGCCGAACCCGGATACGGGACGAACCTCGCGTACTACCCGATGACCGGGGCGGTCGTCGCGATGCTCGGCAACGGCGACGGCGGAACCGGCGATGCGTCGACACAGGTGCTGCAAGCGCTGGCGCCGCTGCTCGGTCCAGTGCTCAAGGGCTCGC